A window of Acropora muricata isolate sample 2 chromosome 3, ASM3666990v1, whole genome shotgun sequence contains these coding sequences:
- the LOC136912246 gene encoding uncharacterized protein, protein MRVTYVLGISLALAFLVESLPGENFVEDEEFKNDPRHHTKRCKTDADCVTGVECCSGNFRPKCKRLRTEGQHCIGQSLFCFQKCQNGLECKKKGFWSLYKCTAKPAPPTEEPGSGDMNI, encoded by the exons ATGAGAGTCACTTACGTTTTGGGAATTTCCTTGGCGTTGGCTTTTCTTGTTGAATCCCTTCCAGGCGAAAATTTCGTCGAAGATGAAGAGTTTAAAAACGATCCAAGACATCATACTAAAAGG TGCAAGACTGATGCAGACTGTGTCACGGGTGTAGAATGCTGCTCGGGAAATTTTCGTCCCAAATGCAAACGCCTGAGGACAGAGGGGCAGCATTGCATTGGACAAAGT TTGTTTTGCTTCCAAAAATGTCAGAATGGACTGGAGTGCAAGAAAAAGGGATTTTGGAGCTTGTACAAATGCACAGCTAAGCCAGCTCCGCCAACAGAAGAACCAGGATCTGGAGACATGAACATCTGA